The Spirochaetota bacterium genome has a segment encoding these proteins:
- a CDS encoding class I SAM-dependent methyltransferase encodes MNKTDIRDVALKDLDCGNIKKVLELGCGYGFFIEKLKNRLNDGAVIIGIDMVENNREPFLHSVSSIQYKGEFITGNADIIKQMAKESIDMIITSYSLYFFPHLIPEISRILAPDGVFIAITHSKNTLQEAMNFICACMNSVGFNNMNETSLNKLFSAFSMEDGRYQLGQYFNSIERLDFPNAMVFPAEHVNDFIFYINKKKNLIYKEVMELMPDRLDDVLACVETKIFDYVKMNGKIILNKDDAIFRCHKPISRQ; translated from the coding sequence ATGAATAAGACGGACATACGTGATGTCGCGCTGAAAGACCTTGATTGCGGAAATATTAAAAAAGTGCTGGAACTGGGATGCGGCTATGGCTTTTTTATTGAAAAGCTTAAAAATAGGCTTAATGATGGGGCGGTGATAATAGGGATTGACATGGTGGAAAACAATAGGGAGCCCTTTCTACATTCTGTTTCGTCAATACAATATAAAGGTGAATTCATAACAGGGAATGCAGATATAATTAAACAAATGGCGAAAGAATCCATTGATATGATAATAACAAGTTATTCATTATACTTTTTTCCCCATCTTATTCCGGAGATTTCACGAATTCTGGCTCCGGACGGAGTTTTCATTGCCATAACCCATAGCAAGAATACGCTGCAGGAAGCAATGAATTTTATATGCGCTTGTATGAATTCCGTGGGTTTTAATAATATGAACGAAACGTCTCTCAATAAATTATTTTCAGCATTTTCCATGGAAGATGGCCGTTATCAGCTGGGACAATATTTTAATAGCATAGAACGCCTGGATTTTCCCAATGCCATGGTTTTTCCGGCAGAGCATGTCAATGATTTCATTTTTTATATTAACAAAAAGAAGAACCTGATTTATAAAGAAGTCATGGAATTGATGCCAGATAGACTTGATGATGTGCTCGCTTGCGTTGAGACGAAGATATTCGATTATGTTAAGATGAATGGTAAAATCATATTAAATAAAGATGACGCGATTTTCAGATGCCATAAACCGATATCACGCCAATGA
- a CDS encoding NUDIX hydrolase, with protein MKKRRQYCSYCGQPVTTKEQDGKSRDFCPSCNIFYYDNPLPVACTIVVNDKREVLLVQRKKDPYKGMWCLPIGFAETGEEVTEAALRELQEEAGVEGEILRLIDVDTVDNYFYGSLAIVTYEVKVTGGEVCPGDDASDARFFPILELPPLAWSSNEKAITIFIKLYKDSWAMVDSFRQLYPELNARDSFTQVTDEQKQLLSNVLIKMLNTDNVEMTHRWSSEISVKVPVLEPYLDILVDINGKIIQSIQNHLQGVIKGNDYSDFIPTGRDLLNARVPLPELLTALALSRRTIWTHVIKKRILASPLEIYTTLELNNRIIFIYDRIIYFIAKGYNE; from the coding sequence ATGAAAAAAAGAAGACAATACTGTTCATATTGCGGGCAGCCCGTGACAACGAAAGAACAGGACGGAAAATCTCGGGATTTCTGTCCCTCTTGCAATATATTTTACTATGACAATCCCCTTCCCGTTGCCTGCACGATCGTGGTAAACGATAAAAGAGAGGTTCTTCTAGTACAGAGGAAAAAGGATCCCTATAAGGGAATGTGGTGCCTCCCCATCGGTTTTGCCGAAACCGGAGAGGAAGTGACTGAAGCTGCATTGCGGGAATTACAGGAAGAGGCCGGTGTTGAAGGGGAGATCCTCAGGCTCATCGACGTGGATACTGTCGATAATTATTTTTATGGCAGCCTTGCCATCGTAACCTATGAAGTGAAAGTGACGGGCGGTGAGGTCTGCCCGGGAGATGACGCATCGGATGCCCGCTTTTTCCCCATTTTAGAACTCCCCCCCCTGGCATGGTCTTCCAATGAAAAGGCGATCACTATTTTTATCAAACTGTATAAAGACTCCTGGGCCATGGTGGATTCCTTCAGGCAGCTTTACCCTGAGCTCAATGCCCGTGACTCTTTCACGCAGGTCACCGATGAGCAGAAGCAATTATTGTCAAATGTCCTGATAAAGATGCTTAATACCGATAACGTGGAAATGACACATCGATGGAGCAGTGAAATATCAGTGAAAGTTCCGGTTTTGGAACCATATCTGGACATTCTTGTGGATATTAATGGCAAAATTATTCAGTCCATCCAGAACCACCTCCAGGGAGTCATCAAGGGGAACGATTATTCGGATTTTATTCCGACAGGCAGAGACCTTCTAAATGCCCGTGTGCCGTTGCCGGAGTTATTGACAGCCCTTGCCCTCAGCAGAAGGACCATATGGACCCATGTGATAAAAAAGAGAATCCTTGCATCGCCTCTGGAGATATATACCACCCTTGAGCTGAATAACCGCATAATATTCATTTATGACAGAATCATTTATTTTATTGCCAAAGGATATAACGAATAA
- a CDS encoding SGNH/GDSL hydrolase family protein, translated as MDKSYVDIIREKIQDAEIINRSRVKDNSFQGVWTFSEDIDRYKPDIFVLHFGIDDAYQPVYRSEFKENLVQIVRLARKRFNPEIILLTSHPFENPYDMEMIYIYYRVIREVAVDLQCDMVPVHVLWMGIIEEKGKAISDYVLEDCRYPNERGHELYADSVLHKLKEKLS; from the coding sequence GTGGATAAGTCCTATGTGGATATCATCCGGGAAAAGATACAGGACGCTGAAATCATCAACAGATCACGGGTAAAGGATAATTCTTTTCAGGGAGTATGGACTTTTTCTGAAGATATTGATCGCTATAAGCCTGATATCTTCGTGCTTCACTTTGGCATCGACGACGCGTACCAGCCGGTTTACCGGTCAGAATTCAAGGAGAACCTTGTGCAGATTGTCAGGCTTGCCAGAAAAAGATTCAATCCTGAAATAATCTTATTGACCTCACATCCTTTTGAGAATCCCTATGATATGGAAATGATCTACATCTACTACCGGGTGATCCGTGAAGTGGCTGTTGATCTCCAGTGCGACATGGTTCCTGTCCATGTATTATGGATGGGGATTATCGAAGAAAAAGGGAAAGCAATTTCGGATTATGTACTGGAAGATTGCCGGTATCCCAATGAGCGGGGTCATGAATTGTATGCTGATTCGGTATTACATAAATTAAAGGAAAAGTTATCCTGA